AGCTGTAAAAGAAACGGCATAGAGGACTGCGGATATTTAGGCGTATTTGGAAACGATTTTGCAGCAGAACATATTGAATATGTACTGAAAAAAGAAGGTATTCATATTGAAAGATGCCGGAAAATATACGCAAAATCAGCCCATCCCCAAATCGTTCTAAAGGAAGAAGGCGCCTTTAGCTTCATATGCAGCCCACGGCAGACAAGTCAGCATCTTGTTAAATTAAAGCTCATTGATGAAGATATTGAGTATATAAAAAACTTCGACATAATTCATTGCGGCTTTTTTTCAAATATAGAAGAAGCGCTCGTAAACTTAAAGCCCCTCGGAAAAATATCCTTTGATTTTGCCTTTATGACGGATTTTAATTATGTTGAAAGCGTATGCCCTTTTATAGACTATGCTTTTTTTTCAGCTTCTCATCTCAATGAAAAAGAGCAGCTTTTACTCATAGAAAAATGCCATGCACTGGGCGTTGAAATCGTAGGGCTTACATTAGGCAGAGAAGGCTCTTTATTCTCTCATGAAGGAAAACTTTATACCCAGAGTATAAAGCCTTCAAAAGCTATAGATACTATGGGTGCAGGAGACGGATTTATAGGCTGTTTTTTAAGTACCTACCCTAAAACCCGCGATATGGAAGCTGCTCTTGAAAAAGCTTCCGAATACGCCGCTAAAATTTGTGAAAATCACGGGGCTTTCGGCTATCCCAAAGAAATTTATGAAGGGCTTCTTGATTAAAACTATCTTAGTATAAAACTATATTAAATTTAGATTCAACCCGCAGCAAAACCGTATATGCATTTTGACTCAAAACGTACTGTTTCCGAAAGAAATCCATGCTTTCAAGTCTAGCGGATAGGTTATGCTGCTTCTTTACAAGAAATTTATGATAAATATTATGTGAAAGGGTGAATATATGGATACAAATATGAGATGGTCTCTTGATGATTTATACGAAGGCTTTAACGAAAAATTTAAATCTGATATGGCGTCCTATAAAAAGGATATAGATGAAATAAAAGCTTATGCCAAATCCTCTTTAAACCAGCGCGATTTTGCAGAGGGCTTTGTAAAAAGGCTTACGGCTTTAGCAAAATACCGTATTCTTACAGATTATTGCCAGCTTACCTTAAGCACCGATACGAAAAATACGGAAGCCTTAGGATATCTTGATGTCTTAAACGATATTTCATCGGAGCTTGCAGGCCCTGAAGCAATATTTGCAGAGTATATCAAAAATACTGAAAACATCAATGCCTTAATTGAAGAATCCGCTTTTTTAAAAGACCATGAATTTTATATCAATGAGATAAAATCCGCATCAAAACATATGCTTTCTGAAAATGAAGAGCTTATTATAGCAAAAATGCGAAATACCGGCTCATCTTATTGGCTTAAGCTTTATGACCAGCTGATGGGGGGCTTATCCTGCGAAATCAATATAGACGGAGAAGAAAAATCCCTTTCCCTTTCGGAAATAAGGAATATGGCTTATGATGAAAATAGAGAAAAGAGAAAATCAGCCTATAATTCAGAAATTAAGGCCTGTGAAAAAATTGCCCTTCCCGTTTCCGCCTGTCTCAATGCCATAAAAGGAGAATCGATTACCGTATCAAAGCTTAAAGGCTATGAGAATGTCCTTCATATGACTTTGGAAGACAGCAGAATGGAAAAGGATACTCTTTCCGCTATGCTTTCCGCCATGGAAGAAAGTATGGAAGGCTTCCAAAAATATTTTGCTAAAAAAGCAGCACTTTTAGGCCTGAAGGATTCTCTCCAATACTATGATTTATTTGCTCCTGTGGGAAAATCAAGCCTTTCTCTAAGCTATCCTGCGGCCATGGAATTTATAATAGAAAAATTCAGTGCTTTTAGCAAGGATTTAGGCGAATTTGCAAGAAAAGCCTACGAAAGCAAATGGATAGATGCCAAGCCGAGAAAAGGCAAGGTGGGCGGAGCTTTTTGTGCGGACCTTCATCCCATAAAGCAGTGCCGTATTATGACAAATTTTCAGGAGGATTCCTTCGATGCTGTGCTTACATTGGCTCATGAGCTCGGTCACGGCTATCACGGAAGCTGCCTTAACGAGGAGCTTCCTCTTAACACGGAATATTCAATGCCCATCGCTGAAACCGCTTCCACCTTCTGCGAAACGCTTATATGCTTTGAAGCTTTAAAAACTGCCGAGCCTGCTGATAAGCTTATCATTCTTGAAAATTATATATCCGGCTGCGCTCAGGTTATCGTGGATATCTACAGCAGGTTTACTTTTGAAGATGCTCTTATGAAAAGACGTGAAGAGGGCTCTCTTTCCGTTAAAGAGCTTAATAATCTTATGAAAAACTCCATTAAAAAAGCCTATGGCAAGGCTTTAAACGAAGACAGCATTCACTCCTATATGTGGCTTATAAAGCCTCATTATTATGACAGCGGATATAATTATTACAATTTCCCCTATGCCTATGGTCATCTCTTTTCCTTAGGCCTTTACAATAAATATCTTGAAGAAGGCCCGAAATTTGCAGATACTTATAAAAAGCTCCTTGCCGCAACAGGCAAAAATTCTTTAAGAGACGTAGGCCTTTTATGCGGAATCGACGTAAATAAAAAGGAATTCTGGCAAAACTCATTAAACACCCTTTTAGGATATATAGAGGATTTTTCAAAACTCTAAATCCAATATCTTTATTCATACAAAAGCCTTTGATTTTTATCAAAGGCTTTTTTCTTTAAAAAGCACTTAAAAATTTTACTTATGGTTTACCAAACCTCTCTATATTCCTTAACCTGTACCTCTTATAATTTAGGCATAAAGCGGCTTGCTTCTCTTTGATTCAAGCTTGGTTTAATTAATAGGCAAAGCTGCCTCATTATTTATTTTACAGGGGGAATTACATTGAAAAGTTTTATTAAGAAAGCGGGAGCTGCTGCTGCAGTTATTGCGCTGACAGCAACAACCCTAGTAAGTGCGTCACTTAGTTTTCCTGCTGAAGCTATTGCCGCAAAAGAACAGGTTTACTCCGGAAAAGCACCGAAGTATATTTTTATGTTCATCGGCGACGGAATGAGCTATCCTCAGGTAACTTCAGCAATGGATTATCTTGGCGTTATGTCCGGCACAGGAAAAGTAGAGAGCAAGGATTTGACATTTACGGCTTTCCCTGTTGTCGGAAGCGCCCAAACATTTGATTCAAGCTCATTTGCTCCCGACTCTGCATCTACTGCAACTTCTCTTGCTACAGGGAAGAAAACCTTAAGCGGCGTAATCAACATGGACGAAACCAAAACAGTAAAGTATGAGACAATTGCAGAAAAGCTTAAAAACCAGCTTGGATACAAAGTAGGCGTAGTATCCTCCGTTAATATCAACCATGCCACTCCCGCAGCTTATTATGCGCATCAGGCTTCAAGGGGAAATTACTATGAAATAGGTCTTGAGTTAACAGAAAGCAAATTTGACTATTTTGCCGGCGGCGATTTTCTTTCAAGAACCGGAAAGAATAAAGACCTGAAAGATATTTATGAAGTGGCAAAAGAAAAAGGATATACCGTAATAAATACTGCAGAAGAATTTAAAAGCTTTAATGATAAAAGCAAAAAGCTTATAGCCATAACGCCTACACCAGCGGACGCTGATTCAATGAGCTATGCTATAGACAGAAAGGCAGGAGAAATTTCTCTTGCAGATTATACAAAAAAGGGCATAGAGCTTCTTGATAATTCTAAAGGCTTTTTCCTGATGGTAGAAAGCGGAAAAATTGACTGGACCTGCCATGCAAATGATGCCGCAACCTCAGTAAAGGAAACTATCGACTTTGATGAATCCATAGAAGCAGCAGTTGATTTTTACAATAAGCATCCTGAAGAAACTTTGATTCTCGTAACAGGCGACCATGAGACAGGCGGTATGACAATCGGATATTCCGGCACAGGCTATTCTACATACTTAGACCTTCTTGCAAGACAGAAGATTTCCTTTAAGGAATATGATAAGAAAATCGCTGAGTTCAGAGAAAACAAAGCATCCTTTGAAAATGTAATGGAAGATATAAGAATAAACTTCGGTCTTACTTTAAATACTTCACCCGAGTCTGCAAACACCAAGAAGGAACTTATTTTAACCGACTATGAAGTTGAAAGACTTAAAACTGCTTACAATCAGTCAATGCTTGACGTATCTGAAAGAGAAGTAAATCCTTATGACAGTCTTTACAGCGAATATGAACCCTTAAGCGTAACAATCACCCACATATTAAACAACAAAGCCGGTATCGGCTGGACCTCCTGGTGGCATACAGGACTTCCTGTTCCCGTATATGCAATGGGTGCCGGTCAGAATTTGTTCTCAGGCTTCTACGACAATACGGACGTTTTCGTAAATCTTAAAGCCCTCACTAAAGTAAATTAATATATAAGCTCAGCTCCGAAGCAGCCCGCCTTTAAAGCTCATACAGGCTTTTCAGGCGGACTGCTCGTTGCGATAAGACAATAAGAAAATAAACTTCATTACGGCATGTTTTAAAAATCAAACCTTAATTTGTTTTCATATTTAATCAAATATATAGTCAAATTGCTTTTATTCCATAGTAAGCATTTGGCTCTAAGTAGGTATAAAACAAGAGAAAAGCAATTTGACAATGCTGCGATTTTATTTAAATTCAAGTATATAGGAGTTAATAATGAAAATATCCGAAAAGTTCAAGAAAGACTGGCTTCCCGTTCTGGGAATAATTTTTTTAATGGCTGTAGTATTAATTATGCCTACGAAGTATGACCAAATTATATATGAAAATACGACTCAGGCGGCTGCCCGGGTTATGGCAGTTGACGAATCAAATATTACCACCTCCGGGCTCATTAAATTCGGTGAACAAATCTGTGAGATAAAAATACTGGACGGAAAATTCAAAGGTCAGGTAACAACCGGCATAAACCATTTATCAGGCTCCATGCGCACAGATAAAATGTTTAATGTGGGCGATAAGATATTTGTGGTTATTGATTATACAGAAGGTAATATACGCTTTGTAAATTTAATAGACCATTACAGACTGGACTTGGAGGTTATTTTGGCAGCCGCCTTTATGATAATAATTATTGCTTTTGCCGGTCCTGTAGGCGCAAGATCCCTTCTGGCATTTGCCTGCAGTATCGTATTAATCTGGAAAATCCTTGTTCCTGCCTTTCTTTCAGGATATAATCCCATAGCCGTAGGCATTTTCATCACAATTCTCCTTACTGTGGTTATCATCGGCCTTATATACGGTTTTGATAAAAGGTCCCTTGCCGCAATTTCCGGCTCCGTCACAGGAATACTCCTGACATGCCTGATGGCATTAATATTTACAAGGCTTTTCAAAATACACGGCGCCGTGATGGAATCCTCCGAATCCCTTCTTTATTCAGGATACGCTCATCTGGATCTGACGGAAATATTTATTGCCAGCATATTTATAGCCTCCTCCGGCGCAATAATGGACGTTGCCGTAGATATAACCGCCGCCATAGGAGAGCTCGTGGAAAAAAGGCCTGACCTTTCAAAATTTGAAACTATAAAATCCGGTATGTCCATAGGCCGCTCTGTGATAGGAACCATGACCACAACATTGCTTCTGGCCTATTCTGGGGGGTACATAGCGCTTTTAATGGTATTTATGGCTCAGGGCACCCCGATTTTAAATATACTAAATCTTAAATATGTATCAACGGAAATTCTTCAGACCCTTATAGGAAGCTTCGGACTTGTAGCCGTAGCACCTCTTACGGCAATAACAAGCGGTTTGCTTCTCGGCGCTTCTCACTCTCATGGTTCTTTAAAAAATGAAGAATTTAAAGAGAGCGTTGCAGAAAGCCGGAGCACAGTATAATCATTTTTAATAAATCTATCAATCCGCCCTAAAATTATAGTAAATTTCTTATAAAGAAGTAAGATAAATTCATTCACTACGAATCCAAAAACACAGCTTTCCTTCGGAAACATAGTGAAATTGCCTTTATAACTTAATAGATATAAGCCTTTCAACATATAAAATCAAATAAAGGCCATTTTACAAAGGCGCTTTATTATATTTCTTCTAAAACACATTTTTGAACTCTCTTAAATATACGGTTTTACTACTGTTTCACTGTAAATGTGCTATAAACCGCCCATATCCAATCAATAAAAAATCCCCTTAGGGGATTTTTATATTTCTTCTTTTATATTGGCCGAGGAATTAAACATAAAAAACCCTTCCAAAAGCAGCCTATATCTGTAAATTTCATCGGGGTCCTGCAAATCTGAATTTAAAATAACCGAAAGCTTCTCCATACGGTAATTAAAGGTATTCCTATGCATATAGCTTTCCTTAGCTGCCTGAGTCTTATTTCCGTTATACTTTGTATAATAATAAAGGGTTTCAAGCATAATCTCCGATTCTTGGCTTTCAAGCTTCAGAAGCGGTCTTAGCGCTTTTTTTATTATTTTCTGGGTAATTTTTCTTTCGGATATTTGTTTTATAAGAATAGCGGCATAGTATTCCTCTATGAATATTAAATTCTTCTCTCTGATAATCCTTTTTATGATTTCTCCGCATTCATCATGAAAGGCAAGCTCTTTTTTAAAATCGCATATGCTGTTAAATTCTTCTCCTACAAGACAAAGCAGATTTTCATTTTCATAAAAGCTTTCTTTCAATATTTCTTCTGAAATCACTTTCTTTATATGCTTTTGACTTCCGGAAATAAGTAGTATTAAGCTGCCCTTGCAGGTAAAGTTTATACAACTTCCTAAGGCGTGTATTTTTTCAAAATTAATAGTTCTTTTAGTATCCTGCTGAAATCTGAAATATATTTTAACTATGGTAAAGGGAGGCTTTAGGCATAGCCCGGGTTTTAACTCCCTAAGCTTGGAAATGGTATGTTTTTCCTCTGCAGCGTCGCTTTTATCCATAATTGATTTTATGCGCTCTTCTGTAAGCTGCTCTTTTTCTCTAAGCTTTATTATATAACCTGTAAGGGGAAATGTCACATCTACATAAGGAATATGGCTCGGCAAAGAAATAACGGGAAGGCCCAACTCATCTGCTCTTTTTATTACTTCGTCTGGAACTTTACTGATAAACCGATTTATTTTTATAATAATTCCCGCTGCCCCTTTTTCGGCTAAAGTTTCTATTATCTCTACTTGCATATTAATATCGTCCTTCATGGCATAGCCCATGGTAAGGAGCAGCATTCCTTCCTTAAACCATTTTCCGTCTGGGTCGGGAACTTCCATTACATCAATGCAAGTTACTATATTATCAAGGCCCTTTTCGCCTGCCACAAGGGTCCCTTCTTTAAGCTTACCTATTTTAAGAGCCTCTCTCATAACCAGTTCCATAATATCACCCTGTTTCATTATAGCAAATTACAGGGCAATAATATAGTGTCTGCAAAATAGCAGACACTATATTATTTATACTAAGCGAACTTAAAAAGGATATAAGCATAAACTTATAAGTCATTTTAAAAAGAATGCTTTCTTATCGCTAAAGGTCTTGTTTTCAAGCCTGTTCGCGATAGTATTTAATTATAGTTTTAAAGTATCAAAATATATAAAGGCCTTTACTTATTAAAGGAGACCATAGGTTTCATATCTTTCTAAATAAAGTAAATTTATTATGAAGAAGCAGCAAAAGCCTCTTCCCAGCAGGCTTTGCTACTGGTTAACTAAACTTACTATAAAGTACAAAATCCTGCATTCGATACTTTTACATACGCCTTATATTTTCAAGCATTATTCCCGAAGCAATAATTGGGTCAATAACGGGAAGCCCCGTAATTTTCCTAATATCTTCGGCTATTTCTATCGTAGCCATTCCTGTACAGGCCAAAGCAATGGCGTTTGAACCTTTTTCTTTCAGCAAAAGTGCAGATTTTAATATGCTTTCCTTATTTTCAGGCTTTAAAAGATCCATTGTTGTTTTCACATTCTCCGGTCTGATATAGTCCACAAGGCTTTCATTTAATATTGCTTTCATGGCATAGGGTATGGATTCCTCTATGCCCATTGCACCAATGCTATCACCATAGGCTCTCGCCAAGCCTGCACAGCAGCTTCCTGCAGCTAAAACAGGAATGTTTACGGCCGCTCTTGCTTCTTTAATAGCAGGGTCCGCCGCACAGCTAATGAAAATAACGTCTTTTCCTTCTCTTTCATATGCTTTAGCCAAAGCAACAATTTTAGGAACCGCTATTGCATCTGTTTCAGGGCTGTAAATACCATAGTCTTGATCTTCAATGCATCTGGATTCAATTTGAAGCCCTGAAAAATTCCGCATTAATATATCTCCATGCTTATTTAAGAGAATCTTATCTTTAAGGGTGACTACCCTTATAAGTCCTACATTTAATGTCATAATACCAAGCCTTTCTATGCTTCTACTCCGAGGAAATCAAGGATAGCGCCTATATAAACCTTTGTGCAGTCAATAACTTCCTGGGTCTGAACCGTTTCATTGTAAGCATGTATTCCTTCAAGGTTTGCGGGGCCGTATTGGAGCGTAGGAATACCTGCATATCGAAAGAACCTTGCATCGCTTGACGCCCACTGATATGTTCTTTGAAGTTCTATCCCCATTACGTCTTTTACATTTTCAGCAACCTTTTCAACAATTTCAGCTTTTGCGTCTGTGTGGTTGGGGTTTGAAAACCAGCTAAATGAAAAATCAATGCCCGGAACCCCGGATTCCTCTATTAAAAATGCTACCTTCTCCGCTACCATATCCGTAGTTACACCGAGAGGAATACGCATATCTATTTCTGCTTCTGCATAATCAGGAACCATATTTACTTTTGTTCCGCCGCTGATTCTTCCAAGGTTAAAGGATATATGGTCAAGAACATATTCCGCGCCCTTTTGCTTCAGCATTTTTTCTTTGGCAAGCTCTTTTGACTGAACCATTACCGCTTTTACATCTTCTGGAAGGTTTACCTGAATATCCTTTATCTTCTTTATGTTTTCTATAACCTTCAAAAGTCTTTCAATGGCATTTTCTCCTGCGAAAGGTGAAAGGCTTCCGTGGGCCGGTATTCCTTTTGCCCAGATTTTAAGCCATGTACTTCCCTTTTGGCCTATTTCGCAATTATAATGGCATGTAGGCTCTGCTATAATACAGGCATCTCCTGCTGCAATTTTATTTTCAACAAGCCACTTGGTTCCGTTTAAGCCGCTTACCTCTTCATCTGGAACGATTGTAAGAATAACCTCTCCCTGAAGCTTTATATTTTCTCTTGCTATAACCATAAGGGAATAAAGAAGACCGCCAAGGCCGGCTTTCATATCGGAAGCGCCTCTTCCGTAAAGAATTCCGTCTTTGATTTCACCGCTGAAAGGATCAAAATCCCATCCTTCTATTTTTCCTACAGGAACCACATCGGAATGGCCGTTTAAGACAAGCTTCTTTCCGTCCTTAGAGCCTATTCTTGCAACAATATTGGGTATATTAGGCTCAGGCCTTATGATTTCATATTCAATATTATATTTTTCAAGAAACGTACATATAAAATCTGTTATAATCTCCATTTCTCCCGGCGGGTTTTCGCTGTTTATTTTAATAAGATCGGAGCAAAGGCCTAAAACCTCATTGGGGTTTTCATCAATCATGGCCCATAGCTTGTTTTTTAAGTCTGTGTTCATTCTGTTTCCTCCTGAAATTTATTAATAAGCACACTCCGGCATAAAGAAACTGCCGGAGTATGCAGTATGTATTGATTGGTTTTTAAAATAAGCAGTATCCTTCAATAAATATGAAATCCCAGTGCTGTGCATTTGCTTTTCTCTTATTTTAAGTGTCTCAATCCAAATATTCACTTCGGAATAAAAGCAAATTCGCTATATGTTCTGATTGCTTTTCTTTTTGCCTGTTTCCCAATTGAACATACCGGGGAAGGCCTTTATGATAGCGGCAAATATAACAAATTGGAATATTGAATATAATACTGCGTACCATGCCATAGTAAAAGGCCATGTGGGATAGAAAGGATACAAATCAAGCAAGAAGGAATTTCCTGCAGTAAACATCGGCTGTTCCACAAAGAACTGAAGCAGGAAGGTAAGTACGCCAAATACAATCCATCTTTTCTTAGGGTCTTTTATCCTTAATATAACATATTTCCACACAAGGGCCCAGTAAATGCCTTTAATAGGCTGTGCCCAAAGGTCTACTACGGGGGTTCCCGAAGGGATTCCTCTGGCTACGCCTACGATAGCGCCTACTAAAGGGCCTCCTGCCATGCCTGCAAGGCAGGGCATAAGTGCACCTGGGTCCATTACCAAAGGAGGCACAAGGGGTATTGCGATACCCAACGCCCTAAAGGCAAAGGCGGCGCCTCCAAATGCGGCGGTAAGGCCTATTTGATTGGAATTCAAATATTGTTTTCTTTTCTTTGCAGCTTCCATTTCCATCCTCCTTTTATATATTTTTAGCCTGTATTTGATTAAATCTAAATGGTATCATTGTCAAACGGAACAGGAAAAAATCCTGAATGGATTAAAATACCATTACGGCATTTTAATCTTACCATATGACTGCAGCAACAAAAACCATATATTTTATACTTATTGAAGCTGAAAACACTTACGGTGAATCTAGATAAACATTTTCTTTATATTCAACAAAGAGCTTTTCACCTTTGTTGAATATAAATGGCTTAAATATAAGTTTTCATTACTGCCTTAATCTTCTTTTTCTTTATTACTTTAGAATAAAAGCAAATTAACTATATATCAAAATCAAAGTATCTCTAAATTAACTGAATAGTAAATTAAATACAAACTTTCTTTCAAGGAAGGGGTAATTCTTTGACATATAAATAAATCCTGCAAGAAGCCCAATAATAATAAATATTATAACAACATCTTTCATCTTTAGGGAAATTTCATTTCTATAGGTTCTGTTTTCAGGAGCATAGGTAAATCCCCTTGCTTCAATTGCTCTTGATATTTCCTTCCCTTTTAAAAGAGAAATAAATAAACCTGGAACGATTACAGGAACATAGGCCTTTATCTTTTTAAAGACATTTTTACTCTCAAAGCTTGCCCCTCTTGATTTTTGAGCTTCTATGATGGTTCCTATTTCGTTTTTTAATACCGGTATGTAAGAAAATGCGATTCCTATTGCTATGGATATTTCCGGGGGAACGCCCCCCTTATTTAAAGCAAGGATAATATCTCCCGTAGGTGTCATCGTAGTTATAAGGTCTGCTATCCATATAAATAATATGAATTTAAGGCCGTTTCCAAGGCCTGTAAGTATGCCTGTGGCGGTTACTGCAATGCCCCCTTTAGAGAAAATATAAAAATAAACCGGCTCCCCTACCTCTGGTTCTGCAAAGGGGAAGTTCAGCAGGAAAAATAACACAAATGCCAGAAGCAGCGGCTTTGTATTTTTTGCTATTGTTTTTGCAGGTACACCGGAAACCCTGTACAGCGCATAAATAAGCACCATAAATCCAGTGGTTATGAAAGGGTCCTTTATCATTACGCCTATGAAGATAAGGCCGATCATCATAACCATTTTTGTTCTCGGGTCTAATTGATACAGGAAGGATTTTTCTATATCAGTCATTTTCATTCACCCCCAAAACATCATCAAATACTATGCCTGCCTCCGCCAAATCAATTGGCAAAGGCTCTTTCATTCCTAATTTAAGCATAGCCTTTGTAATCTGAGGCGGCTCAAGATTAGACTGTTTTAAAAGCTCCTCCTGGGCAAATACCTCCCTTGGCGTCCCTTCCGCCAGGACATTTCCGCTGTGCATAA
This is a stretch of genomic DNA from Anaeropeptidivorans aminofermentans. It encodes these proteins:
- a CDS encoding M3 family oligoendopeptidase, which codes for MDTNMRWSLDDLYEGFNEKFKSDMASYKKDIDEIKAYAKSSLNQRDFAEGFVKRLTALAKYRILTDYCQLTLSTDTKNTEALGYLDVLNDISSELAGPEAIFAEYIKNTENINALIEESAFLKDHEFYINEIKSASKHMLSENEELIIAKMRNTGSSYWLKLYDQLMGGLSCEINIDGEEKSLSLSEIRNMAYDENREKRKSAYNSEIKACEKIALPVSACLNAIKGESITVSKLKGYENVLHMTLEDSRMEKDTLSAMLSAMEESMEGFQKYFAKKAALLGLKDSLQYYDLFAPVGKSSLSLSYPAAMEFIIEKFSAFSKDLGEFARKAYESKWIDAKPRKGKVGGAFCADLHPIKQCRIMTNFQEDSFDAVLTLAHELGHGYHGSCLNEELPLNTEYSMPIAETASTFCETLICFEALKTAEPADKLIILENYISGCAQVIVDIYSRFTFEDALMKRREEGSLSVKELNNLMKNSIKKAYGKALNEDSIHSYMWLIKPHYYDSGYNYYNFPYAYGHLFSLGLYNKYLEEGPKFADTYKKLLAATGKNSLRDVGLLCGIDVNKKEFWQNSLNTLLGYIEDFSKL
- a CDS encoding PucR family transcriptional regulator translates to MELVMREALKIGKLKEGTLVAGEKGLDNIVTCIDVMEVPDPDGKWFKEGMLLLTMGYAMKDDINMQVEIIETLAEKGAAGIIIKINRFISKVPDEVIKRADELGLPVISLPSHIPYVDVTFPLTGYIIKLREKEQLTEERIKSIMDKSDAAEEKHTISKLRELKPGLCLKPPFTIVKIYFRFQQDTKRTINFEKIHALGSCINFTCKGSLILLISGSQKHIKKVISEEILKESFYENENLLCLVGEEFNSICDFKKELAFHDECGEIIKRIIREKNLIFIEEYYAAILIKQISERKITQKIIKKALRPLLKLESQESEIMLETLYYYTKYNGNKTQAAKESYMHRNTFNYRMEKLSVILNSDLQDPDEIYRYRLLLEGFFMFNSSANIKEEI
- a CDS encoding energy-coupling factor transporter transmembrane component T family protein; this translates as MTDIEKSFLYQLDPRTKMVMMIGLIFIGVMIKDPFITTGFMVLIYALYRVSGVPAKTIAKNTKPLLLAFVLFFLLNFPFAEPEVGEPVYFYIFSKGGIAVTATGILTGLGNGLKFILFIWIADLITTMTPTGDIILALNKGGVPPEISIAIGIAFSYIPVLKNEIGTIIEAQKSRGASFESKNVFKKIKAYVPVIVPGLFISLLKGKEISRAIEARGFTYAPENRTYRNEISLKMKDVVIIFIIIGLLAGFIYMSKNYPFLERKFVFNLLFS
- a CDS encoding aspartate/glutamate racemase family protein translates to MRNFSGLQIESRCIEDQDYGIYSPETDAIAVPKIVALAKAYEREGKDVIFISCAADPAIKEARAAVNIPVLAAGSCCAGLARAYGDSIGAMGIEESIPYAMKAILNESLVDYIRPENVKTTMDLLKPENKESILKSALLLKEKGSNAIALACTGMATIEIAEDIRKITGLPVIDPIIASGIMLENIRRM
- a CDS encoding alkaline phosphatase, yielding MKSFIKKAGAAAAVIALTATTLVSASLSFPAEAIAAKEQVYSGKAPKYIFMFIGDGMSYPQVTSAMDYLGVMSGTGKVESKDLTFTAFPVVGSAQTFDSSSFAPDSASTATSLATGKKTLSGVINMDETKTVKYETIAEKLKNQLGYKVGVVSSVNINHATPAAYYAHQASRGNYYEIGLELTESKFDYFAGGDFLSRTGKNKDLKDIYEVAKEKGYTVINTAEEFKSFNDKSKKLIAITPTPADADSMSYAIDRKAGEISLADYTKKGIELLDNSKGFFLMVESGKIDWTCHANDAATSVKETIDFDESIEAAVDFYNKHPEETLILVTGDHETGGMTIGYSGTGYSTYLDLLARQKISFKEYDKKIAEFRENKASFENVMEDIRINFGLTLNTSPESANTKKELILTDYEVERLKTAYNQSMLDVSEREVNPYDSLYSEYEPLSVTITHILNNKAGIGWTSWWHTGLPVPVYAMGAGQNLFSGFYDNTDVFVNLKALTKVN
- a CDS encoding YibE/F family protein, yielding MKISEKFKKDWLPVLGIIFLMAVVLIMPTKYDQIIYENTTQAAARVMAVDESNITTSGLIKFGEQICEIKILDGKFKGQVTTGINHLSGSMRTDKMFNVGDKIFVVIDYTEGNIRFVNLIDHYRLDLEVILAAAFMIIIIAFAGPVGARSLLAFACSIVLIWKILVPAFLSGYNPIAVGIFITILLTVVIIGLIYGFDKRSLAAISGSVTGILLTCLMALIFTRLFKIHGAVMESSESLLYSGYAHLDLTEIFIASIFIASSGAIMDVAVDITAAIGELVEKRPDLSKFETIKSGMSIGRSVIGTMTTTLLLAYSGGYIALLMVFMAQGTPILNILNLKYVSTEILQTLIGSFGLVAVAPLTAITSGLLLGASHSHGSLKNEEFKESVAESRSTV
- a CDS encoding M20 family metallopeptidase produces the protein MNTDLKNKLWAMIDENPNEVLGLCSDLIKINSENPPGEMEIITDFICTFLEKYNIEYEIIRPEPNIPNIVARIGSKDGKKLVLNGHSDVVPVGKIEGWDFDPFSGEIKDGILYGRGASDMKAGLGGLLYSLMVIARENIKLQGEVILTIVPDEEVSGLNGTKWLVENKIAAGDACIIAEPTCHYNCEIGQKGSTWLKIWAKGIPAHGSLSPFAGENAIERLLKVIENIKKIKDIQVNLPEDVKAVMVQSKELAKEKMLKQKGAEYVLDHISFNLGRISGGTKVNMVPDYAEAEIDMRIPLGVTTDMVAEKVAFLIEESGVPGIDFSFSWFSNPNHTDAKAEIVEKVAENVKDVMGIELQRTYQWASSDARFFRYAGIPTLQYGPANLEGIHAYNETVQTQEVIDCTKVYIGAILDFLGVEA
- a CDS encoding PfkB family carbohydrate kinase, with product MKILSIGDNAADCYKDKNIFFPGGSAVNTIISCKRNGIEDCGYLGVFGNDFAAEHIEYVLKKEGIHIERCRKIYAKSAHPQIVLKEEGAFSFICSPRQTSQHLVKLKLIDEDIEYIKNFDIIHCGFFSNIEEALVNLKPLGKISFDFAFMTDFNYVESVCPFIDYAFFSASHLNEKEQLLLIEKCHALGVEIVGLTLGREGSLFSHEGKLYTQSIKPSKAIDTMGAGDGFIGCFLSTYPKTRDMEAALEKASEYAAKICENHGAFGYPKEIYEGLLD